CGACCAACCGCCACAGGTGTACTCGGGCCGCAGCAACCCGGCCGGCACGAACTATGACCGGTTCGGGACGTCGTACGGGTACGGGTCGAATGGTGGCCGGAGCGGGGGCAGCTCGTACGAACAGAACCAACAGAACCGCCGCCAGCAGGGCCatcagtaccagcagcaggaacCGCGCACCATGCGTAATTTGCGCTTGATTTGGGACGAGTCGGAGCACACGCTCGAGTACACGCTGCGCTACAATACGTCGAAGCCGGGCTTCTGGATAGCGGCGTCACCCCAGTCCGGCTCTATGATTCAGCTGCAGTACGTCCAGTTCACCGGTACGGTGCAGGTGCTGAAAGCGATCAACAATCAGCTGGTGCTCAACTTCTGCCAGAGTTTGCCCGGTGGTCAGCTGTTCACGATCGTACTGTCACGGCTGCCGATGGGATTAGGACCGGAGGTGAGTTCAGGTTCTCAACTGCAACAACAGCGTGACAAGCTAACGAATTGTTTGTTCATCTTTCCGGGTAGGATATTCAAAGCATTCGGAACCTGCTGAGACGTCGCGGACTGTCGACGACTTCTGTGCGCAAAGTCTGCCAAAATGGGGCCTTTCGGAGTGACGTTTCGATGATCGCACTGGCGGTAATGGCCATCGTAACTGCCCTAGTCAAACGGTTGCACTAAGTGTCGATCATGGTGCGATCGATACCTCTTCATCATTTGTGCCATCCGTTTTTCATCAGCGTCCATCAGGCCCCCAACATTACAttcctatttttttcattcccaaTGTACTACTTTCAGCCTTTTTAGGTTTTCAAAACTCCGCCAGTTCTCATTCTCGCCTCTTCCGTGTAAAGTATTTATGAGTTTAAATTCTTGTGTTTAAATGTCCATCGGTTGCCTTCTAACTGTAAGCCTtgtggaaagaaataaataataccgTTTGTATAACgagtttgcaaaaacaaacgtcgAATGTCTCGAGCGAACGAGCAAAGTAAGTCTGTGTGTATCGCTTTTCTTTACAGGTTTCTTACATGATCGTTTAGGTATaagaaaaacaccaacagAACGCTCTTCATCTCTTCTGCTATCTACACAGTGGGTGTAATTAATTATGCTCAATCAGCTCCATCAAAGCTTCCCTCCGTTGGTGCGTTGTTTGCTGTAACGAAACGGGCCACTCCACGCTCGTCCAATCCCTCCGGACGTGATCTTCGCCCAATCCTTTGGCCAGTCCTTTCACGCAGCGCAGTACTGCACAATGTAGCGTACGCAGTGGGTGAATGTTGCGATagtttaattaacaaatttgTAATCAAATTAGCTCTCCGGGGCGGGATCTAATTGGGCCATCGGTGAACCGGCCGGGAGACGAACCGGCGCGCGGTTAACGGTGCATATCCCGGCAAAGACAAGTGTTTTATAGTCTTGTTAACAGGCGGGATAGGTCACGCGAGGTGACCCAAGCGATGGTGTCCACCGAAAACCCGGGAAGGTGGGATGGGAAGGAAACTGGAATGACTGTTGAGCGggtgaaacattttattttttccaatgtttgatttgatgGATGAGACGATGGGTTTAACATgtacttttttaattaaaccataCGGGTAATTGGGCGAGAGAAAACGATTAGCAAGCGCAGGCCAAGGGTAAGATTTCGAACGCGAGTGGAAGGTGTTGATTGCCTGATGTGTTCAATGAGGGGTTATGTAATCTATTAATCGTATGACCTAAGAGTGTTTACTAAATCAACCCCTGAAAGCTGAAGCTGTGAAGATCATAATTTTATCCTAACGATTGGAATGATTGGAACACTCATGAACAAGCCGCCAATCCGCTAGCAAATGGGTTGATGTTCAATTAGAAGACGCGTGTTAAGTAAGATTTAAGTGTCGACAATAGTCTGCTCAATTTACGATCAAATGCTTTAGTAGGCTAAGGGAGGAATTGTGAAGAATGGAATTCAGATGTAAGCGGGAACTGTCATCACTACAGAAAAATACATTACCGAGGGTGATCAGAAAATCAGATATCTTTAATCGCAACTTGGGCCTGTCATCAATTGTAGAGAGATGAAATTGGACATTCTGTTCAGTGAATAGGTTAATACTATCTGTAATAATCACTTAGACGATGTCCAGGAGTTACGTGACGCTCATGAAAATTGCGGTGAGGGTGTTGCTGCTTTCGCTAAGGTATTAAGCGTTACATGTGGGAACTGGAGCCTACACCACTCTACGCTACTTAACATATAATAAGAAAATTCCAGATATTGCAATGATGCCTAGACTAAACAATAGAGCGATGAAGGTTATCAAAGATCTGATCAAATGATTTTACCATTTCTCATTTATCATGAATGACTCGCTCGGCTTGTCTCGTGAGTCTTACTGATGCGATCCATGACCGAAGGCACGCGGCATTATTATTCAAGACCCATAACGTTGAATTGAATAGAACTGGTTCGAACGCGTCAACCCGCAAATGCATATTATGGCAACATTCTTTCAATAACTCCATGACAATCTACTACACTGTGTGCTTCTGGTGCTCTTGGTGAACGTTTTGCTTCCTACCGGATGGATCTTCCGGACATCCCCAATCGGTCCGTGGCATCCATCGCTGTACCGTCCGGGCAAAGGACGATCCCGGGAATAGTTGCTCGAACAGCGTCCGATAGTAGAATGCCTCCCGAGTGGTCGGCGTGTTGAAGGGAAACCGATCAGCTGCCGTTTCATACTCCTGCTCGCTTACATGGTCCGATGCCCATTGCGAAACCGAATCAATCCAATCATATCCGACACCATCGGAAAACTGTTCCTTCTGTCGCCAAAGTACCGCGTCGGGAAGATAGTTACCATCGGCAAACGCTTGTCGAAGGATACGTTTTTCCGATCCTGCATGGGCATTGCTATCCGTTGAGCCAGGGGCCCTATCTTCGGGACGAATAGACATAACGTGCTGTAAGAAATCGGTATCGAGAAACGGTACTCGTAGCTCCAATCCCCATGCTGCACATCCCTTGTTCGCTCGCAGACAGTCGGACAGGTGGAGCCCACAAACGCGGCGCACTGTTTCGCGATGAAATTCCGCAACATTGGGCGCACGGTGAAAGTAAAGATAGCCCCCGAACAGTTCGTCCGCACCTTCACCCGATAGCACTACCCGAATGCCTTCGCTACGGATAGCCCTTGCCAGCAGCATTACCGGAACGATGCAACGTATCGTTGTGACATCATAGGTTTCGGCATGGTAGACGGCATCTCGCACCAGGTCTAAGCCGTCGGGAATGCTAAAATGGATCTCGGTGTGATCACTCCCGATGTGGTGGGCCACCGTGCGTGCGTACTGTAAATCCGGACCACCTCCAACAAGTCCGATGCTGTACGTCTTCAAGCGATAGTTTGCATTGCCGGTGGTTTTTCGCAAAATTCTAGTGGCGATCGAGGCGATCAGGCTGGAATCAAGTCCCCCGCTAAGCAAAGCACCGAGCGGAACTTCACACTGCAGATGTGACGCAACAGCAGCTTCCAGATGAGTTCTCAACAGTTCCAGGTTAGCGTTGGCGGTTGGAATTTCCGTTATCCAGCGGGCAGAGAAATAAGATTGTGGAGTGAAATTCTCTCTAGTTCCGCAGTACGCGTGACCGGGAGGAAACACAGCCACTTCCCGACAGCACTCCACCAGACACTTCAGCTCGCTGGCGACCCAAAGACTCCCTTTCTCATCCCAACCGTAGTAAAGCGGTACGATTCCGATGGGATCGCGCGCCACCAACAGTCGATGAGTGTTAGTGTCGTAcaacacaaacgcaaacatcCCTCGCACCGTTTGGAGCAGTTTATCAGGACCGAACAGCTCGTAGAACGCTACCAGAACGTCACAATCACTGCGAGGGTTATAGGATTCATTTCCGTTGGCGTTGTGGATCAGGGACACCATGTGAGGAAAGTTATACACCTCTCCATTGGCCACCAGATGGATGGTGCCGTCAGTGGATGTAAGCGGCTGACGTCCAGTTTTCACCCCAATAACGGACAATCGTTCTTGTACCAACACAAATTCTTCCCTGCCACTGACGATCAGACCGGTTTGATCGGGACCACGGTGGCGCTGCTTACTCGACTGTCGAAAAGCTAGCTCGCGCAAAGACTCGCTGGAGGTGGCAAAACGATCACTAAACTTTGCGGATGCACCATTGCAACAAGTTTGCTTATCGGAATCGGAAGATGTGGATCCGTGTTGAGTGAAAATGCAAAGAATTCCACACATGCTGTGGAGAAGGCGAAGCGCAGCAAACGTTTGCTCAATGGTGCACCGATGGAGATTTGTTTCGTACTGAATGCGTGATCGGTGATGATGTCGTATATAAAGGGTGGCGATCATAAAGAATAATTTCTCGAAAACACGAGAGTAGAAGTAGGGATACCATGGTCTGGTCTCTAGAAgtcattttcaatcaacaaaacaactgcAAGATAACCATTATGCTAATAATACAGTTACTGAATTTTAAGTTATTTAAACTCTTGaatgattttataaatttgctCTTCAATATCACGATCAATTCCTTATGAAGGGTTAATGTTTGTTCGCATACTAATGTACTGCGACTGTACTAAATGCACCCGCTCTGGTGCAATCCAATTTAACGTGCCCAGGGACTGCAGTGGTTGTTTGCGATGAGCTAGCAACTCGTAAATAAAGCTAGTGTATAATGCAACTACAATGGAACAGATTTATCCCACTGGATACATACCATTTTAGCGGCTACTATGCACCGTACCTTCACGTCTTCAATTTCCCCCGTTCTGACCAGCATATCGACGTCATCATGATGGAAGAATTGCATCGATCCCGTGCATCGCTTGAAATAGCCTGCCCTTCAAACACACATCGGAAAGCCGGGTAAGAACGGCAATTGTAACAATCAAGGTTGGCTTCGTGCCAAACCTGACAATAGGTTGCAAGGTTCGGATTGCCCTATTTGCATCATCGTTTTCCTACCACGTCTAACATAACACTCGAGAGGAAACCAATCAACCGATGGGTTTGCCAACCAGCGGCTGCCATTTCTGATTTGCGAACGAGTGAAAATAGTTCGCAGCGGGTGGACAAAATCAAATCGAACTGAGAGCATTGTTTTTTGGCGGTGAAATATCATTTCTAAATCCAGGGAGAACCCTAAAAAGGCATACAAAGTGAAAAAGATCATTCGTGTTAAAAGAGTTGCAGCCATTTAGGCGTATTCGGGACCTTTACTAGTAGTCAATCAGAATGGATTGTTTGTCAACAAATGTATTATACTCTtgagtttgaaattaaaatgacGTTTCCAATTGACAACTTTATTCAAAACCTCTTTAGATCAACCTTGTTCAAGATGGTTTCGGACCTTTTATATCGATTTATATACGTTTGTTTATTCTAGTTATTTTCTTTCATGATGTTGGGATTATGTTTCACTACTTCACAGTAGTAGTACGTGAAGCTTTATATAAAGATCAGTAGTTATACAACTGTGAGACGTTAACAAATCATCGCCCACACCTAAAATCAGTCCGTATAGTACGCACAACCACCATATCTAAGGTGGCCACAACTATTTAATTAGTCTTGTACAACCCTCAGTTATATTCCCAGTATTAATGAtctaaattattcaaaacgaGTTaccgaaaaaaaggtaaataaaagtcatacaaaccaaacaactATATCCGATGAAAATAGAACAGAATATCTCACATTTATTCAACAACGGTGCCATCAGGACGATAGGAACTTTCTAGACTTGATGACCTAGTTAGATTAGATTGCATTCATCCCCAACTCAAACATACTCCAGCGTTGAAAGTGGGATCTATTCTTGGTGTTCTGCATCCAACACAATCTGACAttgaaatgtgtatttttaaataacataaaacgTAGAGCTTACAAGCAAGGTTTATCCCTCAAACGATAGAAACGTCACGgaatgaaagtaaaaccgtACGGCATCATCATAACACGCAGTACGTACGCTGCTAAATTTTCGTTACCATGGCGAAAAAgggcaaatggaaaaaaagtaacacaTCAACAAACCCGAAGTTAATATACGCCTCACCTCGGCAAAACCATTCGCCCCAACCACACCGCCGAAATTGCGACGTACCCTGTACCTGCCTGCTGGGAGCAATGCTATGCCTCGCCTGATGACGTCAGAGCGAAACGCTGGTCGGAGCTGGACGGTGAATGCGGAATGGAAAATTCTCAGCGACGGTAAGCGGCGTTTCcacgtttcactttcactcgcaTCGATTTCGCTCAACTGCGGGAAGATTCCGTTCTAGGATCAGGGTGAGTGAAAAGTCGCAACATCGGATTCCAcaccaatacacacacacgcagcgtggtttgtttttgctcgttCGTGGTAGAAATAGAACCGTGGCCGAGTGCCAAAACCGATGCACAACCGTCAACTGCTTCGTGTATGGGTGCGCATCCACCGTGACGTCATCGACGCGGGCGTCTGGCGCTTTATGCTCGCGCCAAATCCAACTCACCTCACAGTGCTCACTCTCGGCAACCATAGTAACGACGTATCAGCATCGTGTAACGCTCGGCTGTGTAACGCTTGCCGGGGGAAAATCTCTCTCTTCCCATCACGGCCGGTAGTAGCCGGTGGGTCGGAAAAGTgctcttgttttgttgtggttaTGCGCAGTATCATCCGGTTAGCGGTGCACGTAGTTTCGAATGCCGGCGAACGGTTTTCGCCCTTCTCAGTAACACCTCGaccacggtacggtacggtacggattTTTATCTCCGACGCCTAATTTTTTCCCGACGCCTTGGCTCCGGTGGGCAGTGGGGGAGGACGGTTTTTCAACCCGCactgtgtgttcgtgtgtgttttccttttcttcctctttctcCTTCCTCCTGCTTCCTTCTTCTTCCAACGGCGTCTCGTCTACGTTCCTTCTAACCAAACGGGTGAGACCGAGAAACGTCCAAGATACGGGCTACTCTGATCTCATTTGAAAAGCCGGAGGAAACTTTGATTTTTCCTTCgtctcggtgctgcgcgccgTCGGTTCTTAGCGGTGTGagcggtgttgttttttttctttcttgtgaCTTCCTTCGAGTGAGTGTGAGTGTCGGTGAGCAATTCTCAAACATCTCGTATGCTAAAAGACTGGCGGCTTTATTATCTTCCCTTCGTTGGGGTTTCTATTTAATTCCGGCAAAGCAATCGCATGGGGCGTTCAAGTGTCACAAGATGCTGCGTGGCGGTAGAGCGAAGGCAAGGCGATGAATAATATGTTAAATTCCTCATTCTTTGTCAAATTTGCCCGCTTTTGTGAAGTGATTCAAGAACGCAACGGTGTGTGCTGAGTGCGAGTTTTGTTCAGTGTCAGTCGTTGTTGGTGAATGTTCTAAATCGAGCAGTTGAGCTGtcattatatttttgttaGCTGATAAGTTGTTAGCAGTGATTCATTATTGGTAGTGTATcccacaaataaaataatatagatGCAAATGGCATTTTTCAATCAGCTCCCAAGTGATACTTCCTGATGTGATTACCGCCAGAAGAATGCTGAGCATTTGTCAGCTTAAAAGTGTAATTCGTGCCGTTGTTTGCCGGTAGTTGAGCTCCGAAGTGAAAGCATAAATCAGGCAATGGTAAATCAGGTGTGAAAACTCGTCCAGAACGTCCAGAAAGCAGAcgggaaattgattttcaaacGGCACAAGCTGCAACAGCGGTCTTTCGGAGGGTGGATAGCcgctgatggtgatgaaaaaatagaaaacaagcGTGGCGAAGTCTGTTCTGTAACTTGAGCTCGGGAAATACGGCCAA
This region of Anopheles marshallii chromosome 2, idAnoMarsDA_429_01, whole genome shotgun sequence genomic DNA includes:
- the LOC128710022 gene encoding uncharacterized protein LOC128710022, yielding MCGILCIFTQHGSTSSDSDKQTCCNGASAKFSDRFATSSESLRELAFRQSSKQRHRGPDQTGLIVSGREEFVLVQERLSVIGVKTGRQPLTSTDGTIHLVANGEVYNFPHMVSLIHNANGNESYNPRSDCDVLVAFYELFGPDKLLQTVRGMFAFVLYDTNTHRLLVARDPIGIVPLYYGWDEKGSLWVASELKCLVECCREVAVFPPGHAYCGTRENFTPQSYFSARWITEIPTANANLELLRTHLEAAVASHLQCEVPLGALLSGGLDSSLIASIATRILRKTTGNANYRLKTYSIGLVGGGPDLQYARTVAHHIGSDHTEIHFSIPDGLDLVRDAVYHAETYDVTTIRCIVPVMLLARAIRSEGIRVVLSGEGADELFGGYLYFHRAPNVAEFHRETVRRVCGLHLSDCLRANKGCAAWGLELRVPFLDTDFLQHVMSIRPEDRAPGSTDSNAHAGSEKRILRQAFADGNYLPDAVLWRQKEQFSDGVGYDWIDSVSQWASDHVSEQEYETAADRFPFNTPTTREAFYYRTLFEQLFPGSSFARTVQRWMPRTDWGCPEDPSGRKQNVHQEHQKHTV
- the LOC128708078 gene encoding uncharacterized protein LOC128708078, with the protein product MFRSLVSCSGGRSSVPMPLVLLLLLVSTGNAANVYSSSSGENRSNSPSQHCTDFNPQHGLDIEQIMGIWYGNEVITHDSREEGEVVYRTCVVIHLADVTNATTSIYDQPPQVYSGRSNPAGTNYDRFGTSYGYGSNGGRSGGSSYEQNQQNRRQQGHQYQQQEPRTMRNLRLIWDESEHTLEYTLRYNTSKPGFWIAASPQSGSMIQLQYVQFTGTVQVLKAINNQLVLNFCQSLPGGQLFTIVLSRLPMGLGPEDIQSIRNLLRRRGLSTTSVRKVCQNGAFRSDVSMIALAVMAIVTALVKRLH